One genomic segment of Trichococcus shcherbakoviae includes these proteins:
- a CDS encoding alpha-amylase family glycosyl hydrolase — translation MAKDTRLNLRNEIIYCIYVRNHTPEGTFAAVIPDLQRIRGLGADIIWFMPIHPVGETKRKGVEGSPYAIKDYRAVNPAYGTMDDFKELAAAIHDLGMKVMIDVVYNHTSPDSRLVEQHPEWFYRRPNGEMGNKVGEWYDIVDLDYSHPDLRDYQIETLKQWASIVDGFRCDVASLVPLDFWVRARKEVAEVKEGVVWLAESVHPSFLRMNRDRGNVGHSDSELYEAFDITYDYDVHDFQQAYFWGEISLKNYLDILLFQDGIYPINYVKLRFLENHDHPRIRSKIDDIGRLRNWTAFAYFQKGTLLLFGGQETATDHLPDLFEKDPIAWASEEDLTPLLQRLQRFKREAAVREGSYDMKAASGAETVIGYYRHGNERLTGIFCLDGKAAKVAVDLPDGVYRNLLDDQDYQISEGLLETRSVPILFKSYGEALLTEV, via the coding sequence ATGGCAAAAGACACACGCTTGAACTTACGGAATGAAATCATCTATTGCATATATGTGCGTAACCATACACCTGAAGGGACTTTTGCTGCCGTTATCCCTGATCTGCAACGGATCCGGGGGCTGGGCGCGGACATCATCTGGTTCATGCCGATCCATCCCGTCGGCGAAACGAAGCGCAAAGGGGTGGAAGGCAGTCCCTACGCCATCAAAGACTACCGCGCTGTCAATCCAGCATACGGAACGATGGACGACTTCAAAGAACTGGCCGCCGCTATCCACGATTTGGGCATGAAGGTGATGATCGATGTCGTCTACAACCACACTTCGCCGGATTCACGGCTTGTCGAACAACATCCGGAGTGGTTTTACCGTAGACCGAACGGCGAAATGGGCAACAAAGTCGGCGAGTGGTACGACATCGTCGACTTGGATTACAGCCATCCGGATTTGCGGGATTATCAGATTGAGACGTTGAAACAGTGGGCTTCGATTGTGGACGGCTTCCGCTGCGATGTCGCGAGTCTCGTGCCCTTGGACTTTTGGGTCCGCGCCAGAAAAGAAGTCGCAGAAGTCAAAGAAGGTGTCGTCTGGTTGGCTGAATCAGTCCACCCGAGTTTTCTGAGGATGAATCGGGATCGCGGTAATGTCGGGCATTCCGACAGTGAATTGTACGAAGCGTTCGACATCACCTATGACTATGATGTGCACGATTTCCAACAGGCTTACTTCTGGGGAGAAATCAGCCTCAAAAACTATCTGGATATCCTTCTTTTTCAGGACGGCATCTATCCCATTAATTACGTCAAACTGCGTTTCTTGGAGAACCATGATCACCCGCGCATCCGCTCAAAGATCGATGACATCGGCAGATTGCGGAATTGGACTGCCTTTGCCTATTTCCAGAAAGGGACACTGCTGCTCTTCGGCGGACAGGAGACCGCGACGGACCATCTTCCGGATCTGTTCGAAAAGGATCCGATTGCGTGGGCCAGCGAGGAGGATCTGACGCCCTTGCTGCAGCGGCTGCAACGTTTCAAAAGGGAAGCTGCCGTTCGGGAAGGGAGTTACGACATGAAGGCAGCTTCCGGAGCGGAGACAGTTATCGGCTATTATCGGCATGGGAACGAAAGGCTGACGGGCATTTTCTGTCTGGATGGGAAAGCTGCCAAAGTTGCTGTCGATTTACCGGATGGTGTTTACCGCAATCTGTTGGATGATCAGGACTATCAAATCAGTGAAGGTTTGCTGGAAACCCGAAGCGTGCCGATATTGTTCAAGAGCTACGGCGAAGCGCTGCTGACCGAGGTCTGA
- a CDS encoding glycoside hydrolase family 65 protein, whose product MKRLFDIDPWKIKTTVLNIEEKRLQESLTAIGNGYMGMRGNFEEGYSGDTHEGTYLAGVWYPDKTRVGWWKNGYPEYFGKVINAMNFIAVGVLIDGEPLDLAKQPVADFHMELDMQRGVLNSSFIWKSEGDAAEIKFTFQRFVSISQKELCLVRVTAEVLKGSADLEFHPRLDGNVTNEDSNYEEMFWEEAGRTLDAPVSLSTKTIPNPFGIDRFTVTAAMSNRISGLGQTGSNESGLLVEETFSGLVSAGEKIILDKYVAVITSRDIPDAEQAFIAKKMATEAVGEGYDTLLAAHERAWEARWAKADVKIMGEDEAQQGIRFNLFQLFSTYYGEDERLNIGPKGFTGEKYGGATYWDTEAYMVPMYLSVADPKVTRQLLRYRHQQLPGAFHNARQQGLKGALYPMVTFTGVECHNEWEITFEEIHRNGAIAHAIYNYTNYTGDESYLVETGIDVLVGISRFWADRVHFSKRNQKYMIHGVTGPNEYENNVNNNYHTNNMATWTLQYTLDALKKGSPEKWAEHGLTEAETDRWKDIVARMYYPYDEELGVFVQHDTFLDKDLRPADTLDPSERPLNQHWSWDKILRSPFIKQSDVLQSIYFLNDRYSMEEKRRNFDFYEPMTVHESSLSPSVHAVLAAELGKEEKAVELYARTARLDLDNYNNDTDDGLHITSMSGAWLAIVQGFAGMRVKDGFLHFKPFVPKNWQGYDFKINFRGSLLDVQVIGGEVTLTVEEGPELAVYLNDELVQVNEAVAVKTKL is encoded by the coding sequence ATGAAAAGACTGTTTGATATCGATCCTTGGAAAATAAAGACAACTGTGTTGAATATAGAAGAGAAGCGTCTGCAGGAAAGTCTGACCGCGATCGGCAACGGATATATGGGGATGCGAGGCAATTTTGAGGAGGGCTACTCAGGCGATACACATGAAGGGACCTACTTGGCGGGCGTGTGGTATCCCGACAAAACGCGTGTGGGCTGGTGGAAGAACGGCTACCCGGAATATTTCGGGAAAGTCATCAATGCCATGAACTTCATTGCTGTCGGAGTCCTTATCGATGGCGAACCGCTTGATTTGGCGAAGCAACCTGTTGCGGATTTCCACATGGAATTGGACATGCAGCGCGGCGTATTGAACAGCAGTTTCATTTGGAAAAGCGAGGGCGATGCTGCAGAAATCAAGTTCACTTTTCAGCGCTTCGTCAGCATATCCCAGAAGGAGCTTTGTCTCGTGCGGGTAACGGCAGAAGTGCTGAAAGGCTCGGCCGACCTGGAATTCCATCCGCGTCTGGACGGCAACGTGACGAATGAGGATTCGAATTACGAGGAAATGTTCTGGGAGGAAGCTGGTCGCACGCTGGATGCGCCTGTCAGTCTGAGCACCAAAACGATTCCGAATCCATTCGGGATCGATCGGTTTACAGTCACAGCAGCAATGAGCAACCGCATTTCCGGATTGGGGCAAACCGGCAGCAACGAAAGCGGCCTTTTAGTAGAAGAAACTTTTTCCGGACTCGTTTCCGCGGGCGAAAAGATCATTTTGGACAAGTATGTCGCTGTCATCACCAGCCGGGACATTCCGGATGCCGAGCAGGCGTTCATCGCCAAAAAGATGGCAACTGAAGCTGTTGGAGAAGGCTACGACACGCTTCTCGCCGCGCATGAACGTGCTTGGGAAGCGAGATGGGCGAAAGCGGACGTGAAAATAATGGGCGAAGACGAAGCTCAGCAAGGGATCCGCTTCAACCTTTTCCAATTGTTTTCTACCTATTATGGAGAAGACGAACGCTTGAACATCGGTCCGAAAGGCTTCACCGGCGAGAAATACGGCGGCGCCACCTATTGGGATACGGAGGCATACATGGTGCCGATGTACCTTTCCGTGGCCGATCCGAAAGTCACCCGCCAATTGTTGCGTTACCGTCATCAGCAGTTGCCGGGTGCTTTCCACAACGCACGCCAGCAGGGATTGAAAGGGGCTTTGTATCCGATGGTGACTTTCACCGGGGTCGAATGCCACAACGAGTGGGAGATCACTTTCGAGGAAATCCACCGCAACGGGGCGATTGCGCATGCCATCTACAACTATACGAACTACACAGGGGATGAAAGCTATCTCGTCGAAACAGGGATCGATGTCCTCGTCGGTATTTCCCGGTTCTGGGCGGATCGGGTCCATTTTTCCAAACGCAACCAAAAATATATGATCCATGGCGTTACTGGCCCGAACGAGTACGAAAACAACGTCAACAACAATTACCACACCAACAATATGGCGACGTGGACACTCCAGTACACGTTGGACGCGCTCAAAAAAGGGTCCCCCGAGAAATGGGCAGAGCATGGCCTGACGGAAGCGGAAACGGACCGCTGGAAAGATATTGTTGCCCGGATGTATTATCCGTATGATGAGGAACTGGGGGTTTTTGTCCAGCATGACACGTTCCTTGATAAAGACCTTCGTCCTGCCGATACGTTGGATCCGAGCGAAAGGCCATTGAATCAGCATTGGTCATGGGATAAGATACTCCGCTCTCCGTTCATCAAACAGTCCGATGTGCTGCAGAGCATCTATTTTCTGAATGACCGGTACAGCATGGAAGAAAAGAGACGCAATTTTGATTTCTACGAACCGATGACTGTGCACGAATCATCCTTGTCGCCTTCCGTTCATGCCGTTCTGGCTGCGGAACTCGGAAAGGAAGAAAAAGCGGTCGAATTGTACGCGCGCACCGCAAGGTTGGATCTGGACAACTACAATAATGACACGGATGACGGGCTCCACATCACTTCGATGAGCGGTGCCTGGTTGGCTATCGTCCAAGGCTTTGCCGGAATGCGCGTGAAAGACGGATTCCTGCATTTCAAACCATTTGTTCCGAAAAACTGGCAAGGTTATGACTTCAAAATCAATTTCCGCGGCAGCCTGCTTGATGTGCAAGTGATCGGTGGAGAAGTGACCCTCACTGTTGAAGAAGGACCAGAGCTAGCTGTGTATTTAAATGATGAATTGGTGCAAGTGAATGAAGCTGTCGCCGTCAAGACGAAGCTCTGA
- a CDS encoding GNAT family N-acetyltransferase, whose protein sequence is MDIVVRKYSENDLGEMTKIWNHVVMEGQYFPQENGLSLEEAAAFFAEQSFTGVAEEDGAIVGLYILHPNNIGRCGHIANASYAVKADQRGKRIGENLVVHSLEMAKAAGFRIMQFNAVVANNKGAISLYKKLGFKELGTIPGGFKMDDDTFMDIIPFYLELT, encoded by the coding sequence ATGGATATCGTTGTCAGAAAATATAGCGAAAATGATTTGGGGGAAATGACCAAAATTTGGAATCATGTCGTCATGGAAGGTCAGTATTTTCCACAAGAAAACGGCTTATCATTGGAGGAAGCGGCAGCCTTTTTCGCGGAACAGTCTTTTACCGGCGTGGCGGAAGAAGATGGCGCGATAGTTGGTTTGTATATTCTTCATCCCAACAATATAGGACGTTGCGGTCACATTGCGAATGCCTCTTACGCTGTTAAAGCTGATCAAAGAGGGAAGCGCATTGGCGAAAATCTTGTGGTGCATTCGTTGGAGATGGCTAAAGCGGCTGGATTCCGTATCATGCAGTTCAATGCTGTAGTCGCCAACAATAAGGGTGCGATCAGCCTTTATAAAAAGCTGGGCTTCAAAGAGTTGGGGACCATTCCGGGTGGCTTTAAAATGGATGACGACACTTTTATGGACATCATTCCGTTTTATTTGGAATTGACCTGA
- a CDS encoding MerR family transcriptional regulator: MNISEAAKISGLTAATLRYYESEGLIPPVTRKNGGVRDYQKDDLGWIDFIKCMRSAGMSVESLIEYTTLFRNGEQSDEARKNILIRERDQLIAKQKEISETIERLNGKIKSFEGTLRDSEETLAH; the protein is encoded by the coding sequence ATGAATATCTCTGAAGCTGCAAAAATTTCCGGGCTCACAGCTGCAACACTGCGTTATTATGAAAGTGAGGGCCTGATCCCGCCAGTTACCCGCAAAAATGGCGGTGTACGGGATTACCAAAAGGACGATCTTGGTTGGATTGATTTTATTAAATGCATGCGCAGTGCCGGGATGTCGGTCGAGTCGCTGATTGAATATACGACCTTGTTCAGAAATGGGGAGCAGTCCGATGAAGCGCGCAAAAATATTTTGATCAGGGAAAGAGATCAACTGATTGCCAAACAGAAGGAAATCAGTGAAACGATCGAGAGGCTGAACGGAAAAATCAAAAGCTTCGAAGGCACGCTGCGGGATTCTGAAGAGACCCTGGCCCATTGA
- a CDS encoding 1-deoxy-D-xylulose-5-phosphate synthase, with protein sequence MEQLAGEIRTLVLNKVSQVSGHVGPNLGVAELTIAFHHVFDSPKDKIVWDVSHQSYPHKILTGRKHGFVDKENFDSVTGYTSQHESEHDFFTVGHTSTSISLAVGMAKARDLKKETGNVVALIGDGSLSGGLAFEGLNNAAELGANLIIIVNDNEMSIDENFGGLYRSLAELRATNGEAANNPFRALGFDYRYLEEGNDLAKLIETFQSIKDIDHPIVLHVHTEKGHGYEKATQEKTNYHWRSPFNLETGESLGSASGESYNSIIMDHLIKKVDEDEMKLAAINAAIPGMFGLKAFQAAHPEHYFDVGIAEGHSITFAAGLASQGVKPVVFHSSTFLQRAYDQLSHDLAINELPAVLIISGGKISSGAVTHNGLFDIPLIKSIPNFNYLAPTSKEELLAMLDWALQQEKGPIAIRLPNGPVVSRENTLADFQSPTYEIIRKGKKVAVLALSSFLSLGERVAEQMKAATGEDITVINPRSITEVDADTLKELEATHDLVVTLEDGSLAGGFGEQIASFYGASAVKVLNFGAKKEFTDNVPLETLYEQFHLTPELIVKDILDTLA encoded by the coding sequence ATGGAACAATTGGCTGGAGAAATCCGCACCTTGGTCCTGAACAAAGTCAGCCAGGTCAGCGGCCATGTCGGACCCAACTTGGGTGTCGCCGAATTGACGATCGCTTTTCATCATGTTTTCGATTCGCCAAAGGACAAGATTGTCTGGGATGTTTCCCATCAGTCCTACCCTCACAAAATTCTGACAGGCCGCAAACACGGCTTCGTCGACAAAGAGAACTTCGATTCCGTCACAGGCTACACTTCCCAGCATGAAAGCGAACATGACTTCTTCACTGTGGGGCATACTTCCACGTCCATCAGTCTCGCTGTCGGCATGGCAAAAGCGCGGGACCTGAAGAAGGAAACGGGAAATGTCGTTGCCTTGATCGGTGACGGTTCCCTGAGCGGTGGGCTCGCCTTCGAAGGCCTGAACAACGCGGCAGAATTGGGGGCCAATCTTATTATCATCGTCAACGACAATGAAATGTCAATCGATGAGAATTTCGGCGGCCTCTACCGTTCGTTGGCCGAGCTGCGCGCGACAAATGGGGAAGCAGCCAACAATCCGTTCAGAGCACTGGGCTTTGATTACCGCTACCTCGAGGAAGGAAATGATTTGGCAAAATTGATCGAAACCTTCCAGTCTATCAAAGACATCGATCATCCGATCGTGCTCCATGTCCACACCGAAAAAGGCCACGGCTACGAAAAAGCCACTCAGGAAAAAACGAACTACCATTGGCGTTCACCTTTCAACCTGGAAACAGGCGAAAGCCTAGGATCGGCTAGCGGGGAATCCTACAATTCCATCATCATGGATCATCTGATCAAAAAGGTCGATGAGGATGAAATGAAACTGGCTGCCATCAATGCGGCCATCCCGGGAATGTTCGGCCTGAAAGCCTTCCAAGCCGCGCATCCGGAGCATTATTTCGATGTCGGCATCGCCGAAGGCCACTCGATCACATTCGCCGCAGGACTGGCTTCCCAAGGCGTCAAACCGGTCGTTTTCCACTCGAGCACCTTCCTGCAGCGAGCCTATGACCAGTTGTCGCACGATCTGGCCATCAATGAATTGCCGGCCGTACTGATCATCAGCGGCGGGAAGATCTCAAGCGGGGCGGTGACGCATAACGGACTGTTCGACATTCCATTGATCAAGAGCATCCCTAATTTCAACTATCTTGCGCCGACAAGCAAGGAAGAACTGCTTGCGATGCTGGATTGGGCGCTGCAACAGGAAAAAGGGCCGATTGCCATCCGATTGCCGAACGGACCGGTCGTCTCCAGAGAAAATACACTGGCTGACTTCCAATCGCCAACTTATGAAATAATCCGCAAAGGCAAAAAAGTTGCAGTCTTGGCGCTCAGTTCTTTCCTTTCTCTCGGCGAACGAGTCGCTGAGCAAATGAAGGCTGCAACCGGTGAGGACATCACCGTGATCAATCCGCGCTCCATCACCGAGGTCGATGCAGATACGCTGAAGGAACTGGAAGCCACCCATGACTTGGTCGTCACGCTCGAGGACGGTTCATTGGCTGGTGGCTTCGGTGAGCAGATTGCTTCTTTCTATGGTGCTTCTGCTGTCAAAGTTTTGAATTTCGGCGCGAAAAAAGAATTTACCGACAATGTTCCGCTCGAAACGCTTTATGAGCAGTTCCATCTGACGCCTGAATTGATTGTAAAAGACATCTTGGACACATTGGCCTAG
- a CDS encoding MerR family transcriptional regulator produces the protein MNISEAAEKSGLTAVTLRYYERIGLIPPVTRGNGSVRLYQESDLGWINFIKCMRNAGLSIESLIEYTALFDKGTETVVARKEILIEEQKKMEERYNELGKTLEILNKKIEHYEQEHS, from the coding sequence ATGAATATTTCAGAAGCAGCAGAAAAATCAGGGCTGACCGCGGTGACCTTGCGTTATTACGAACGGATCGGCTTGATCCCGCCGGTTACAAGAGGAAACGGCAGCGTCCGGTTATATCAAGAATCCGATCTCGGGTGGATCAATTTCATCAAATGCATGCGCAATGCCGGTCTGTCGATCGAATCCTTGATCGAATACACAGCCCTATTCGACAAGGGAACGGAAACCGTCGTTGCCAGGAAGGAAATCCTGATAGAAGAACAGAAAAAAATGGAAGAACGTTACAACGAACTAGGAAAAACACTGGAAATACTGAACAAGAAAATAGAACACTACGAGCAGGAACATTCTTGA
- a CDS encoding glycoside hydrolase family 1 protein: MMSFKKDFLWGGATAANQCEGAFDADGKGPSVADAMPGGKQRFAILNSQEFDWTIDKEKYGYPNHVGIDHYHRFKEDIALFAEMGFKAYRFSIAWSRIFPLGDEETPNEKGLEFYGELIDECLKFGIEPVITLSHYEMPLYLAKEYGGWKNRKIVGFFERYAKVVLERFASKVKYWMTFNEINSALEFPTLSQGLIPSTGSDDFTNRFQAWHHQFVASALVVKIGHELREDIQIGCMQIYAPFYPLNAHPQNQFSSQFKERAFDYFTSDVQVRGAYPTYTNRLLQEYVAKAPVMEEGDLDLIKNYTVDYIGFSYYMSMATDEVGEQVESDAASGNLMNGVRNPFLKASEWGWQIDPMGLRVSMKDLWDRYQVPLFIVENGLGAKDVKEADGSVKDDYRIDYLKEHIKAMHEAVLDGVDLIGYTPWGCIDLVSASTGEMSKRYGFIYVDLDDEGNGTLERSMKKSFDWYKEVIDTNGENILAD; the protein is encoded by the coding sequence ATGATGAGTTTCAAAAAGGATTTTCTTTGGGGCGGTGCGACTGCCGCAAATCAGTGTGAAGGAGCTTTCGATGCAGACGGGAAAGGGCCGTCCGTTGCGGATGCGATGCCGGGCGGGAAGCAGCGTTTCGCCATCTTGAATTCGCAGGAATTCGACTGGACGATCGACAAGGAAAAATATGGTTATCCGAACCATGTCGGAATCGATCACTACCATCGTTTCAAGGAAGATATAGCCTTATTCGCTGAAATGGGCTTCAAAGCCTACCGCTTTTCAATCGCTTGGAGCCGAATTTTCCCGTTAGGCGATGAGGAGACACCGAATGAAAAAGGCTTGGAATTCTACGGAGAACTGATCGATGAGTGCTTGAAATTCGGGATCGAACCAGTCATTACTCTATCCCACTACGAAATGCCGCTTTATTTGGCGAAGGAATACGGTGGCTGGAAAAACCGCAAGATTGTTGGCTTCTTCGAACGTTACGCTAAAGTCGTTCTGGAACGGTTTGCATCAAAAGTTAAATATTGGATGACATTCAATGAAATCAATTCGGCTTTGGAATTTCCGACATTGTCGCAAGGGCTGATCCCGAGCACGGGTTCGGATGACTTCACGAATCGTTTTCAGGCTTGGCACCATCAATTCGTCGCAAGCGCTCTTGTTGTGAAAATCGGCCATGAGCTGCGCGAAGACATCCAAATCGGCTGCATGCAGATCTATGCGCCATTCTATCCATTGAATGCGCATCCGCAAAACCAATTTTCTTCGCAATTCAAAGAGAGGGCTTTCGACTATTTCACAAGCGATGTGCAAGTAAGGGGGGCTTATCCGACTTACACGAACCGTCTGCTGCAGGAATATGTTGCCAAAGCGCCGGTCATGGAGGAAGGCGATCTGGACCTGATCAAAAATTATACGGTTGATTACATCGGCTTCAGTTACTACATGAGTATGGCGACTGATGAAGTCGGAGAGCAGGTCGAAAGTGATGCGGCCTCAGGCAACCTGATGAACGGCGTCAGAAATCCGTTCCTGAAGGCGAGCGAATGGGGCTGGCAGATCGATCCGATGGGCTTGCGCGTTTCCATGAAGGATCTTTGGGATCGTTATCAAGTGCCGTTGTTCATCGTCGAAAACGGTCTTGGTGCAAAGGACGTCAAAGAAGCGGACGGTTCCGTAAAGGATGATTACCGCATCGATTATCTGAAGGAACACATCAAGGCGATGCATGAAGCCGTGCTGGATGGGGTGGACCTGATCGGCTACACACCTTGGGGCTGCATCGACCTTGTGTCCGCATCCACCGGCGAGATGAGCAAGCGCTACGGATTCATCTATGTCGACCTGGATGACGAAGGAAATGGTACTTTGGAACGCTCAATGAAAAAATCCTTCGACTGGTACAAAGAAGTGATTGACACAAACGGGGAAAACATATTGGCGGATTAA
- a CDS encoding YhgE/Pip domain-containing protein — protein MLKQEWKSVFKSKKILIILFGISLIPSLYTVLFLSSMWDPYGKLAELPVAVVNQDKAVSYNEETLGIGDSLVAGLEESDSMDFHFVSEQEAETGLADGTYYMALTIPENFSENATTLLDTTPKPMELTYRTSAGRSYIASKLTASAAKEIKDTISDEVTAIYAETIFDKLQTVADGMQTAADGSAQLSDGTTQIKQGNESLSENLHVLADSSLTFRDGVDTLVVGLQTYLDGVGQLDAGALALNEGVGTLTAAMPDLEAGVSRLNAGAAAAAAGSTSLSNGLSSLATNSLTLSTGMNNLNNGMNQLAAGSATLTDGLTALNSNLTSAEQQAKLAALQGGLDQIKTGIETLDSQLQQSALSADLTAVLSQLNGLSTTLSSSQSELNTIIAAADPASNTTAIMAAITQTGTELTAEQEAAVNQAVSAQMAIIANEQSSSIQTITNDLSALSSLNGIDASAITQQVTALQNSISGLSAGYATVYGGATTLVSGYGQIGATTQALLTGGKSLQAAIGSAQSGSQQLADGLSQLSNGSEQLAQGGKGLTEGNIQVSDGLQTLNEKTGPLAAGAAKLKDGTEALANGTTQLVEKGNLLTDGTSQLAAGAEKISDGSGQLADGSSQLNAGLISLLSGTNELGAKLSDGSAALNEVDATESTYAMMAEPVITNQIETAPVANNGTAMAPYMMSVALFVGAISLNLMYDIFTPRNYPKNGRSWWASKISVLSAVGICQSLIMVSLLLTVNGLEPSSIGKLLLLSILTAVVSVSIVMFFNLLFDKVGSFLMLIFLILQLSGSGGTYPIQLSNPFFEAIHPYLPMTYSIDAYRQLFGLGGSISTDLFILSAILIVFNLLIILFYAIKRKQLRKEDFEVEEESAALETQTA, from the coding sequence TTGTTGAAGCAAGAATGGAAGTCTGTTTTCAAATCGAAAAAAATATTAATCATCCTGTTCGGGATCAGCCTGATCCCTTCCCTTTACACCGTGCTCTTCCTCAGCTCCATGTGGGATCCCTACGGTAAACTGGCCGAACTGCCGGTCGCTGTCGTGAATCAGGACAAGGCCGTTTCCTATAATGAGGAAACTTTGGGTATCGGTGACTCGCTTGTCGCCGGCTTAGAAGAGTCCGACAGTATGGACTTTCATTTCGTGTCTGAGCAAGAAGCCGAAACCGGACTGGCTGATGGCACCTATTACATGGCTCTGACCATCCCTGAGAACTTCTCGGAAAATGCAACCACCTTGTTGGATACAACGCCTAAGCCGATGGAATTGACTTACCGGACTAGTGCAGGCAGAAGCTATATCGCTTCAAAACTGACGGCTTCTGCCGCCAAAGAAATCAAGGATACCATCTCCGATGAGGTGACGGCCATCTACGCGGAGACCATCTTTGATAAGCTTCAGACGGTCGCAGACGGCATGCAAACGGCAGCGGATGGTAGCGCACAGCTCAGTGACGGCACCACCCAGATTAAGCAAGGCAATGAAAGCTTGAGCGAAAATCTCCATGTGCTTGCGGACAGTTCCCTAACTTTCAGGGATGGTGTCGATACATTGGTTGTCGGCCTACAGACCTATCTCGATGGTGTCGGCCAACTGGATGCGGGCGCCTTGGCATTGAACGAAGGCGTGGGTACCTTGACTGCCGCAATGCCGGATCTGGAAGCCGGCGTCAGCCGACTGAATGCCGGCGCGGCTGCTGCGGCTGCCGGCAGCACATCACTGAGCAACGGTCTTTCCAGCTTGGCCACAAACAGCCTCACATTATCGACAGGCATGAACAATTTGAACAACGGCATGAACCAATTGGCAGCTGGCAGCGCCACCTTGACCGACGGCTTGACCGCACTGAACTCGAATCTCACGAGTGCTGAACAACAAGCCAAACTTGCTGCGCTGCAGGGCGGACTCGACCAAATAAAAACCGGCATCGAAACACTCGACAGCCAGCTTCAGCAATCCGCCCTGTCAGCGGACTTGACTGCCGTATTGTCCCAGCTGAACGGTCTCAGCACCACCCTTTCGTCGTCCCAATCAGAATTGAACACCATCATCGCTGCCGCGGATCCCGCCAGCAACACAACTGCCATCATGGCTGCAATCACCCAAACCGGCACCGAATTGACAGCCGAGCAGGAAGCGGCTGTCAACCAAGCTGTATCAGCGCAAATGGCGATCATTGCAAATGAACAATCCAGTTCCATACAGACGATCACAAATGATCTCTCTGCACTTTCCAGTTTGAACGGTATTGATGCTTCCGCGATCACGCAACAAGTGACCGCACTCCAAAACAGCATCAGCGGTCTGTCGGCAGGCTATGCCACTGTTTACGGCGGCGCGACAACCCTCGTTTCCGGATACGGCCAGATTGGTGCAACCACCCAAGCCCTGCTTACCGGTGGCAAATCGCTCCAGGCTGCCATCGGAAGCGCTCAAAGCGGCTCCCAACAACTTGCTGACGGCCTGTCCCAACTCAGCAACGGTTCCGAACAATTGGCTCAAGGTGGAAAGGGCCTGACCGAAGGCAATATCCAAGTGAGTGACGGCTTACAGACTCTGAATGAGAAGACCGGTCCACTGGCAGCAGGCGCGGCAAAACTCAAGGACGGAACAGAAGCACTCGCCAACGGAACCACGCAGCTTGTCGAAAAAGGCAATCTGCTGACCGATGGTACCAGTCAACTTGCTGCCGGCGCTGAAAAAATCAGTGACGGATCCGGTCAATTGGCGGATGGATCAAGCCAGCTGAATGCCGGCCTGATCAGTTTGCTCAGCGGCACGAATGAACTTGGCGCCAAACTGTCGGATGGCAGCGCTGCTCTGAATGAAGTCGATGCCACGGAAAGCACCTATGCCATGATGGCTGAACCGGTCATCACGAACCAGATCGAAACGGCTCCGGTCGCCAACAATGGCACCGCGATGGCACCCTACATGATGTCCGTTGCGCTCTTCGTCGGCGCCATCAGTCTGAACTTAATGTACGACATCTTCACTCCTCGGAATTATCCGAAAAATGGCCGCAGCTGGTGGGCCAGCAAAATCTCAGTCCTTTCCGCTGTCGGCATCTGCCAATCCCTCATCATGGTAAGTCTTCTTTTGACCGTGAATGGTTTGGAGCCGTCCTCGATCGGAAAATTGCTCTTGCTGTCCATTCTGACCGCAGTCGTCTCGGTGTCGATCGTCATGTTCTTCAATCTGCTTTTTGATAAAGTCGGCTCCTTCCTGATGCTGATTTTCCTCATTCTGCAGCTATCCGGATCCGGCGGCACTTACCCGATCCAATTATCGAATCCATTCTTTGAGGCGATCCATCCTTATCTGCCGATGACTTATTCAATCGATGCCTATCGTCAGCTGTTCGGACTCGGCGGCAGCATCTCCACAGATCTGTTCATCTTGTCCGCGATCCTGATTGTCTTCAATCTGCTGATCATCCTTTTCTACGCGATCAAACGGAAACAGTTGCGGAAGGAAGACTTTGAGGTCGAGGAAGAATCTGCAGCTCTGGAAACCCAAACCGCTTAA